The Dehalococcoidia bacterium genome includes the window TCGAGAAGAGCGAGGAGGAGACGCGCATACAGGTGGGGGACTTCGGCCTGCTCGTCACCCGCCCCATGAAGGGCGCCACCGGCGAGCCGACCAAGCTCCTGCACGCCGCCTTCGCCTTCCGCGACGAAGTGGTGCTGGCCAAGGGCCACGGCTCCTACTGGCGCGACCCCGATATGCGCCAGTGGGAGAGCCGCGGCCACAGCGAGATGGCCGCCTTCGACTGGAGCGCCTGACAGGCAGAACATCCGACCGCTACGTAGGCCGGCAAGGCCGGCAGGAAGGGGACGAGGCTGTGCTTTACACCATGCTCCTGAGCTGGAAGCCAGGGCTCGACCGGCAGCAGATGGACGAGGCCCTGGCGGGATGCGGGTAGGCCCCGAGATCCTGCAGCGACGCTCCCACTAACGCGGCAGTCCGCAAGGTAAGAGAGGAGATAGCGATGCGAGAGACGATAGCGACCGGCACCGACGGCGGCCCCGTAGTCATCGCCGCCGCCAGGGTGGGGGCCCTGGCCGATGCCCTGGAAGGTGACCTGCTCTCAACGGAGCATCCAGAGTACGAGGCCACCCGGCGCGTCTGGAACGCGATGTTCGACCGGCGCCCCGCCCTCGTCGCCCGTTGCCAGACCGAGGCCGATGTGGTGCGGGCGGTGCAGTTCGCCCGCGAGCACGGCCTGCTGCTGTCGGTGCGCGGGGGCGGCCACAGCCTGCCCGGACACTCGGTCTGCGACGGCGGCATGATGGTGGACCTGTCGGCCATGAAGGGCGTGCAGATCGACGCCAAACAAAGGATGACATGGGCCGGCCCGGGACTGGTCTGGGGAGAACTGGACGCGGCCACCCAGGCGCACGGCCTGGCCGTCACCGGCGGCCAGATCTCCCACACCGGCGTCGCCGGCCTCACCCTAGGCGGGGGCATGGGCTGGCTGATGCGCCGCCATGGCCTGACCAGCGATAGCCTCCTGGGCGCCCGCCTGGTGACGGCCGAAGGCCAGGCCATCGCCGTGGACGACGAGTACAGCGACCTGCTCTGGGGACTGCGCGGCGGTGGAGGCAACTTCGGCATCGTCACCGCCTTCCGCTTCGGCCTGCACCGCGTCGGCCCGCAGGTGGTGGGCGGCCTGATGGCCTTCCCCTTTCCCGAGACTCGTCAGGTGCTGCGGTCCTTTCGCGAGTTCGCCGACGCCGCCCCCGACGAGCTGACCTGCACCGTCGCCTTCCTCACCACCCCCGAGGGGCAGAAGGCGCTGGGCATAGGCGTGTGC containing:
- a CDS encoding FAD-binding oxidoreductase, with the translated sequence MRETIATGTDGGPVVIAAARVGALADALEGDLLSTEHPEYEATRRVWNAMFDRRPALVARCQTEADVVRAVQFAREHGLLLSVRGGGHSLPGHSVCDGGMMVDLSAMKGVQIDAKQRMTWAGPGLVWGELDAATQAHGLAVTGGQISHTGVAGLTLGGGMGWLMRRHGLTSDSLLGARLVTAEGQAIAVDDEYSDLLWGLRGGGGNFGIVTAFRFGLHRVGPQVVGGLMAFPFPETRQVLRSFREFADAAPDELTCTVAFLTTPEGQKALGIGVCYAGDLTQGERTVAPLRGMGTVVMDQVGPVPYTAVQSMLDETAPHGSRYYVKAGMLAGLGDEVIEACAHHFARVPSPLTQVLLVQMGGAVSRRRDDDSAFAHRQAAYNFVAFSQWRHPGEDRANIEWTRAFHRALEQHWSRGVYVNDLMDEGRERVHEAYGAAYGRLAALKARYDPTNFFRLNQNIRPGTAEE